One Bacteroidetes Order II. bacterium genomic window, TCTAAGGGTTTGAAAGTATCAAGATACTGTATCCCGAGGGTTTAAGCCTAATAAGTTTTTTTAGAACATCCGTAGCTTAATGGGCTTATGTGGTTTAGGTGTTCCTTAATGGCTTTTAACAAAACCACTTATTTCATTCTTCAAGGAGTATGCCAAAACAGTCCGCATCTTTCCAGGCCAGAACCATGCCTCAAGACTTTTCCATAATGAACCTTCATACTCCCTAAGCCTTTTTTTATTGGGAGTTTCACGCCAATTTGCCTTAGCTTTTTTTATAGTGGGTACACTTGAAAGATCTCTGCCTTTATCAAAAAAACCATGACCCACTTTAATCCCCTTGTAGAAGCCATGCGCCCCTCGGCCACTCTCGCGATGACGGCTATGGCCAACCAACTTCGTCAACAAGGCATTCCCGTTATTGGCCTTAGTGCTGGTGAGCCTGACTTCCCGACGCCACAACCCATCGTAAGCGCCGCAATGGAAGCACTTAGTGGAGGACGTGGCTTTACCTACACGGATAATACAGGGCTTTTGGCATTGCGGCGAGAAATTTCTATAAAGCTTAAAAATCACAACTACTTAGAGTATAGTCCTAACGAAATTATCTGCTCCAATGGTGGTAAACAGTCGGTTGCTCAAGCTTTAATGGTTCTTTGCCGCCCTGGCGACGAGGTTTTGATTCCTGCCCCGTATTGGGTGAGCTACCCCGAAATGACCGTTCTGGCTGGTGGTACACCCGTCCCCATGCCCACTTCGGTTATGACCGAATACCGCATCACCCCCAATCAGTTGGAAGCCGCCATCACTCAGCATACCCGTGTTTTAATCTTGTGTTCGCCCTCTAATCCAACTGGATCCGTTTATTCTCCTGAAGAACTGAAAGCCGTAGCCGATGTTTTGAGCAAATATCCTAATGTTTGGGTTATTTCGGACGAATTGTATGAACACGTCATTTTTGATGCCAAGCACATAAGTTTCGCCTCGTTGAAGGGGATGAAGGAGCGCACGATTACCATTAATGGATTTTCCAAGGCCTATGCGATGACGGGCTGGCGCCTAGGATATGCAGCAGGACCTTTAGATGTAGTCAAGGCAATGGATAAAGTACAGAGCCAAACCACTTCTAACCCCAGCCACCTGAGTCAACTGGCCGGAATCGCAGCCCTGCAAATGGATTTTGAGCCCATTGCACAAATGGTACGAGCTTTCCGCGAACGCCGCGATACCGTCTTGGCCTTGTTAAATGATATAGATGGGATTAAATGCCCTAAACCGGAGGGTGCTTTTTACCTTTTTCCAGATGTTTCTTCGTTCTTTGGCAAAACAGCACCAGACGGCAACTTGATTCAGACAGCAGAGGAACTTGCGCTCTACCTACTCCGTGAAGCCCATGTGGCAACGGTTGCAGGAGAAGGATTTGGAGATCCGAATGGGTTACGTATTTCTTACGCCACTTCCTTAGATAAATTGGTTGAAGCATGCCACCGGATGAAAGTGGCGTTGGATAGGTTGCAGTAATCATCTTTGTTGATTCATTGCATCTTGTTTACGTTTGTTTAATAGAAAGTAACCGATACTCGTTTTTTGTATCGGTTTTTCTTTGTAGATTTATTTGAACCCATCCTCTAAATCACAAGGCATATGCCACATCACGACCCCGAAGCGATTCTGCAAAAATACCTCAAACGCCTGATGGACGCCCAGGACAATCCGGCACTTCCGCCCCTCACACAAGCAGACTTAGACCGTGCGGCGCGCGAACTGGGCATTACCGAAGCGCAAAAAACCGCTCTCGAAGCCCGCGCACAGGCGTCTTTGGAGCGATCCCTCAACTTTAAGCAACATAAACTTTGGAACGATGCCATCCGCGAATTACAATTTGTGATCTCGGTACGCCCGTTGGATTTGCGCGTATTATATGAACTTGCCGAGGCACACCGCCAGCGATGGAACCAGATGCAAACCCCCGATGACCGCAAACAAGCCGAAGCACTTGCCCGCCGATGTGTAGAAATAGACCCACACTACCGTCCGGCATATGTAGTACTATCGGCACTTGGGGAGAACACGCCCAAGACCAAACCCAACGAAGCGACCTCGCCTCGGACCTCCCCAAAAGCGACCCCGCACAACCGAAATGCCTTGTGGACGGGCCTGGGCATATTGGGCGTGTTGGCCTTGATACTGTTTTTCTGGCTCGTACCTTCTTCTTCTAAAACCACCCAGAAACCATCAGGCAGTTTATCCATACGCGGCAATGCAAACCACAGCAATCCCAACGAGTTGACCGACGACTTGCAAATTCCAGTTAAAACAGCCTTTGGTACACATGACGTATCATTCGAAGTACACAAATCGGTACTTACGCCCTATGAAGACGCCTTTTCATATGTTTTACGCGGATATCTTTCCTCCAAAACCAAAGAAATGATACAATTTAAGATACAACTAAAAGCCTTAGATGCCACTGGTGCAACCCTATTTACCGAGTTTAAAGAGGTTTTGCCTACCTACGAAACCAATATCCGGCCTGGAGAGGTACTACCCGTGGACTTACTTCATTATAAAGCACAAAAAGCCCCGAAAGTGGATGCTATTCTACTCACCATCGCCGAGGCTGATTTAGAACCCGCACCATCCCAATACCAAGCAGATCAGCCCTTGGCGCTAAAATGGGACATTCCCAAACCTTCGGGCTTTATGGTGGAGACTTTTTTGCGCAATGCCCGCATTACCGGATTTGGAAGTACACGAAATGTTTGGCTGGAGGTGGTCGTTAAAAACAAAGGCCCGCAATCGGTGAGGACATTACAACTGCGGACGGTTTTTTATGATGCTTCAGGATCCGAAATCGGAAGCAAGGAATCTTTCTTTGTCAGCGGTGCTTCCTCGCCCCCCATTCTTGTGGGAGCAACCTTTACGGGTAGCCTGCTTACAGAACTTAAAAAGGGATATACTACCTTTAGCCGTTTCGAGGTTTCGGTAATTGCGTGGGAGTGAGCCAGCGAAAGAGAAAATGCCGTTACAACACCCAAAAAAAGGCCCCAATCTGGAGCCTTTTTCTTTAAAGCTATTCTGGTAGAAATTACATTCCTAAACCTCCGGCGGCCATTGCACCAAATCCGAAAGCACTCACAATAGCACCCACAATAATGCCGCCCAGCACCATATTAATCACAATGGCAACAATGGCCACTACAATCATATAAACAATGGTTTTGTCTTGGGGGTTTTTCATCAGGACGGGCAGACCGAGGTAATACAGATAGATGCCATAAACAGCACCAGCTAAACTCATAATGCCACCAACAGCGGGGATAATGCCAAAAATCTGAGCAACCCAGCCTGCAGTGGAAGCATATACCACCAATTTGGCCGCTTGGTTGTCGTTCTTTTCCCCACCAAAGTTGGGTGCCAAAAGGTTTACGATCATTGACAAGATATACAACATCACAACAGCAACGGCAATTCCTGCGGCAGCCGTAATCATAGATTGCAACCAAGGCGTTTTCACGGTTCCGACGAAGGGAACAGTCACACCAAACACCGAGTTTCCAATAGCACCCGCCAATGCACCCAGCACCAAGAAGGGCAAGGCATAGCCAACAACCAGCGATGCCATATTCGACGATTCGCCGTCAATGACCTCCCATTCGGCTTTGGGGCTGAGAAGAATGTTTTTTGCACGATCTACAAGACTCATGATAAGACCTCCGATAGATAAGGTATAAGTGGGGTGAATGTAAAGAAGACACTAACAGCGTGTTCCTCCTGAAGGTAGGATGTTTATGAACCAAATGCAAAGGTGAGACCCATAAAAATACAATGCACCATGTTTTTTATCCCTAAAACACGACCTCGAAAGCAATCAATCTCAATTTGACACAAAGGCTATTCCCACGCTTCCGGCGTCTCCTCCTGATCGGCTCCGGTCATTTCGGAGGCCCAGCGCCGATCCCACCGCATGACGATCGGCAAACGACGTCCTGTACCAAATGCCTTGCGTGTTACCCGCAAACCCGGCGCGGCCTGTTTTCGTTTAAACTCATTTGCATCTACTTTTCGGAGCATGGCCGAGACCGTATCATAAGGGTATCCGGTTTCATCGGAAATGGTTTCCAACTCTTGCCATTCCTCTATATATCGCCGGAGGATTTCATCCAAGACAGGATATGGCGGCAAGGAATCTTGGTCTTTTTGTCCCGGTCGTAGCTCGGCAGAGGGCGCTTTTTGGATAGTGGACTCCGGAACCACCTCATGACCTGCTTTTTGGTTGATGTAGGAAGCCAGTGCATATACGTCCATTTTAAATACGTCCGATAACACCGCGAGGCCGCCATTCATATCCCCATATAACGTGCAATAGCCCACTGCCATCTCGGATTTATTTCCCGTAGTCAGCAGCAAATGATTGAATTTATTAGACAAAGCCATCAGGGTAGTTCCCCGTACCCGTGCCTGAATATTCTCCTCGGCCACATCCGGCGGATGTCCAGCAAAAACGTCCGCCAGCATCTCGTCGAAGGCCGAGACCGCAGGAACAATGGGAATATGGAGAAACTCAATTCCAGTTGCCCGTGCGAGCGCCTCCGAGTCGGTTACAGAACCAGACGAGGAATATTTGGAAGGCATGGTCACACCCATCACCTTGTCTGCTCCGAGTGCATGAACAGCCAAGGCACATGTAACAGCAGAGTCTATCCCACCAGAAAGGCCGATGAGTGCTTTTTTGAAAAAGCCGGACTTATGAAAATAATCATGGATTCCCAAAACCAAGGCGTCGTGCAAATCTCGGATGCGGTCTGGAGCGGGGGTATGAGCTGTTTCGGGGTGCATGGGCGTCAGTAGTCGCGTTTGGGGATCAAACTCCAAATAAGCCAGTGCCTCCCGAAACCGTGGCAATTCTAAGACCATATTTCCGGCTACATCGAATGCACAAGAGTCCCCGTCAAAGATAATTTCGGTATTGGCTCCTACTTGGTTGACATACAAGAAGGGTCGTTGGTGTTCGCGACAATTCTCAATAATCAGTCGGTCGCGGGTTTGGGATTGGTTGTGCGAGTAGGGCGAGCCACTAATATTGATAAAAATATCTGTACCCGCTGCTGCCAATTCGTCTATCGGATTGCGGTCATAGAGGTGGAATTGCGCCCAAGCCTCATTATTCCACATGTCTTCGCAGATATGAAGCCCCAGACGGATGCCACGCCACACGATGGGCGTACACACATCCGCAGGTTCAAAATAGCGGTATTCATCGAATACGTCGTAAGTAGGAAGCAAGACCTTATACGCCGTTGCCGCTACCTCGCCCTTTTCTAATAAGACGGCTGCATTATAAAGCCGTTTTCCAGTGGTTTTGGGATTTCGGACGGGCGTACCCAAGATGACAGCGATATTGGGTGGCGACTCGCGGGCAATTTGTTGGATGGCGGCGGCACAAGCCTCAATAAACAAAGGGTTATCCAACAAGTCCATCGGAGGATAACCACACAAGACCAGCTCCGAGAAAACCACCAATTCGGACTGGTTTTGGGCGGCCTCCCGGATGACATCCAAAATTTTCTGGACATTTCCGGGCAAATCCCCGACAATCGGGTTGATCTGAGCAAGAGCGATACGCATAATGAGTGGTCAAGATGTAAAATGGCGTTGGAATATACGGTATGAAATTGCGACCCACCAAGTTTCACCCTAGCCCCCTTTTCAAAACCCCTGCCGATGCTTGCATTCCCACCACCCAGCCCTTACCTTTCAGCATATCAACAGCTCCCTTCATCCTTAAACACTTCTTATTATGTCTCTTCGCTGGTTTTGGGGCATTTTTGCGCTGATTGGTTTGCCCTTCATGCTAATTGGTATTTGGTTCGGTTACGATCTCTATCAATTTTCTAAGACCGCCCTCCGTACAGAAGGCGAAGTGGTGGACATGGTCCGTAATGCCAAAGGAAGTACCGCACCTGTGGTGGTTTTCCGCGCAAGAGACGGCCAAACATATGAAGTGATCGGCGACGTTTTTTCTTCTCCTCCCTCTTATTCCATCGGCGAAACAGCTACTATCAAGTACCAACCTGCAAATCCAAACAATGCCCACATTATTGATTGGACCATTTGGTTATTTCCGGGAATTTTTGGAACACTGGGCACCATTTTCACCGCTTTAGGCTTTGGTGGACTTATCTACCATTGGCGGAAGCAAAAAATGGCACGTGTATTACTGCAAAACGGCCAGAAAATTTGGGCCAAGATCGAGCAAATTGCCCCAGACCCAAGTTTCCGCGTGAATGGCCGAAGTCCATATGTCATTTGGGCGCAATGGCAAAACCCCAAAGACCTCAAGGTATATCAATTCCAGAGCGACCACCTTTGGTATAATCCCACTTCCTTTCTCAATGAGAAGACCATTCCGATATATATTAACCCGGAAAACCCGCAAGATTACCATATGGACCTTTCTGCCCTTCCAGCATTCGGTAATTAACCCGGTTTTACCGCCCTCCAAGAGATTGTTTTTATCTTTTATAGAACCACATTGCTTTAACACACTGTTCTTGTTATTTTTACATTTATGAAAGCGCTTTAATTAACGCAGTTACTTCGGACACCCACCATCCGCAGATTATCCCCAAACCCAAAAAAGATCAAACAAAGGAGATGCACATGGTAAAATGCTTTAGACCGCTTTTTGTGTTCCTCGCCCTGCTGCTCGCAGTCGGGACAGGATTTGCGCAGAACGCAACCCTTCAAGGAACTGTAAAAGATGGCGGTGATGGTACGTCGCTCATTGGTGCTACGGTTTCTCTGTTAAAATCCGGAACCAACGACCTCGTTTCCGGGGCCACATCGGACCTTAGCGGTAAATACCGAATTTCTGTCGCTGCTGGGAATTACGATGTATCTGTTACATATGTAGGCTACCGGGCCTTGCGCCAAACGGTTTCGCTTAGGGCCGGACAAACCGTAACATTAGACTTCTCATTGGCCGACGCAGGCAATACACTGAACGAAGTGGTGGTATCCGCTTCGCGCCAGTCGGAGAAAATTTTAGATGCACCGGCTTCTGTTTCGGTGCTGGATGCGCGTGAAGTGCAAAACCAAGCCACACCAAGCGTAGCTGCGATTTTGAGGAACGTAGAAGGGGTGGATATGGCCCAAACGGGTGTTGACCGCTACGAAGTGGTTCTACGTGGTTTTAACAATGCCTTTTCGGGCGCCGCCTATACGCTGATTGATTATCGTCAGGGCGCAATTGCTTCCTTAAATGCCAATGCCTACAGCATGATGCCTATCTCGAACATAGACTTGGAACGGGTAGAAATTGTACGTGGCCCTGGTTCTGCATTGTATGGCCCCGGCGTAGATGCAGGCGTAGTCCATTTTATCACCAAAAACCCTTTCGACCATCAGGGCACAACGGTTTCGCTTGGTGGTGGGCAACAATCTACGGCTGCCGCTGCATGGCGGCACGCAGGTGTAACCTCCAACAACAAATTGGGCTATAAATTTGCTGGCCAATACTCGCAGGCAAAAGACTTCACAATGGACGTTATGGCGCCGCAAGACTTCATTCAGTTGGATACCACAGGAGATAAATTGGTCGTGATAGAAGACGGAAGCAGCCTGAAAGCTTATGCCCTCAACGCAGACCAATCTGCTGTATCCGATGTAACCAGTACTTATACGCAAGCAGCACTCCAAGCCATCCGAGATGTGCCTCGCGACTATGATACCGATAAACTGAACCTAAACGGTATGGTAGAATACAAATTGGGGGGTAAATCGGCCCTGATTGTAAATGGTGGTTACTCGGTCTCTTCTGGTACCTATATGTCCGGTATCGGCAACCTGCAAGCCATTGACTTTGGATATACCTATGGGCAAGTTCGCTTCCAATCGGGCTCCTTCTTTGCGGCAGCCTCTTTGAACCGCAACAACCACGGTGGTTCATACATCATCAACCGTCGCCGTTTAGACAACAATGGCAATGTGGTTTCCGGTTCAGAGGGTACGGTCTATGACCACTCGCAAAAGTGGAATGTGCAGTTGCAAAATGACAGCAAGCCATTGGAAAAACTCCGTCTGATCTATGGTGCAGACATGCAATACACGATCCCCGATACCGACGGAACCATCTATGGCCGCAACGAAGAAAACGATGCCATTATGGAAACGGGCGCCTATGCCCAAGCACAATATGCAGTCTCCCCCAAGTTAGACATTACACTTGCGGCACGTGGAGACTACAACAATGTAATAGATGCATTCGCGGTTTCTCCACGCTTGGCTTTCGTTTTTAAACCTTCCAACACGTCTTCGGTACGCGCCACGTTCAACCAAGCCTTCTCCTCGCCGGGCAACAACTCTATGTTCTTAGACATTCCGGCCAGTCAAACCAGTTTTGGCGCATTCGGTACGGCATTGGTACGCGGACGAGGTGCCTATGAGGGCTTTACGTTTAACCGAAATGCCGCTTATCCAGGTGGCGTAGTAGCTTCCAGTATCTTGCCTTGGAATCGTGGTGCTGACGTTGCAGGCCGTCTGAATTATGGAGAATTATATGGCAACCTGATCTATCCTGGGCTAAATGCAACCCCAAATGCAACCTTGGCCGCCCTCATTAACCAGGCTTTGGGTGCACAAAAAGTAAATGAAGCCACCGTTGGTACCTTGAAACAATTGCTTGCACCCGCAGCAACCCAAGTACAAGGCGGAATAGATGCACTCATGGTGATGATCAACGTCCAGACAGGACAGGCCATTCCGGTCAATGCCGTCACAGACGTAGATCCGCTGAAGCAAACAAAAACCCAAACCATAGAATTGGGTTACAAAGGTATTTTTGGGGGCAAACTGCTTGTAGCCGTAGATGCCTACTACTCCAAAAAGAAAGATTTTGTTGGACCATTGCTCATGCAAACGCCCCTTTTCTTGGCACAAGGCTTTACGAACGACCTTACCGCCCAACTCGCTGCTGCCATCGAAGCAAACCCTCAACTGAAGGGCGCACTTGCGCAATTAGGCATTCCATCTGCACAAGTGGCTGGCTTGGTCGTGGGCTTTGCCAATCAAAACAATGCACTCGCCCGTGTGCCAGTTGCAATCGCACAACCCAAAGAAAACAATCCGGGCGTAGGCAAAATGCCAGAATTGATGCTCTCGTACCGAAACTTTGGAGATGTAAGTTATTGGGGCTTAGATACATCGCTTCGTTTGATCGCCAACGACCAATTAAGCATCTTTGCCAATATGTCTTACACTTCCGACGATTTCTTTGATGAAACAGAAGTGAATGAACCAGGAAGTGGTTTGTATCTGGCGATGAACGCACCGCAAATGAAGGTAAAATTAGGCGGTGACTATAAACTAAAAAGTGGCTTCTCTGCCAATGTGTCTTTCCGGTATAACCAAGGGTTCCCCATTGCTTCCGGTCCTTATTTGGGAGGTTTGCCCAGCCCATACAACAACGACACCAGTAAAATTGACGACGTGGGTGTAGAAGACTATTATCTTTTGGACTTAGGCG contains:
- a CDS encoding DUF3592 domain-containing protein, with product MSLRWFWGIFALIGLPFMLIGIWFGYDLYQFSKTALRTEGEVVDMVRNAKGSTAPVVVFRARDGQTYEVIGDVFSSPPSYSIGETATIKYQPANPNNAHIIDWTIWLFPGIFGTLGTIFTALGFGGLIYHWRKQKMARVLLQNGQKIWAKIEQIAPDPSFRVNGRSPYVIWAQWQNPKDLKVYQFQSDHLWYNPTSFLNEKTIPIYINPENPQDYHMDLSALPAFGN
- a CDS encoding YIP1 family protein; translated protein: MSLVDRAKNILLSPKAEWEVIDGESSNMASLVVGYALPFLVLGALAGAIGNSVFGVTVPFVGTVKTPWLQSMITAAAGIAVAVVMLYILSMIVNLLAPNFGGEKNDNQAAKLVVYASTAGWVAQIFGIIPAVGGIMSLAGAVYGIYLYYLGLPVLMKNPQDKTIVYMIVVAIVAIVINMVLGGIIVGAIVSAFGFGAMAAGGLGM
- a CDS encoding TonB-dependent receptor, translating into MFLALLLAVGTGFAQNATLQGTVKDGGDGTSLIGATVSLLKSGTNDLVSGATSDLSGKYRISVAAGNYDVSVTYVGYRALRQTVSLRAGQTVTLDFSLADAGNTLNEVVVSASRQSEKILDAPASVSVLDAREVQNQATPSVAAILRNVEGVDMAQTGVDRYEVVLRGFNNAFSGAAYTLIDYRQGAIASLNANAYSMMPISNIDLERVEIVRGPGSALYGPGVDAGVVHFITKNPFDHQGTTVSLGGGQQSTAAAAWRHAGVTSNNKLGYKFAGQYSQAKDFTMDVMAPQDFIQLDTTGDKLVVIEDGSSLKAYALNADQSAVSDVTSTYTQAALQAIRDVPRDYDTDKLNLNGMVEYKLGGKSALIVNGGYSVSSGTYMSGIGNLQAIDFGYTYGQVRFQSGSFFAAASLNRNNHGGSYIINRRRLDNNGNVVSGSEGTVYDHSQKWNVQLQNDSKPLEKLRLIYGADMQYTIPDTDGTIYGRNEENDAIMETGAYAQAQYAVSPKLDITLAARGDYNNVIDAFAVSPRLAFVFKPSNTSSVRATFNQAFSSPGNNSMFLDIPASQTSFGAFGTALVRGRGAYEGFTFNRNAAYPGGVVASSILPWNRGADVAGRLNYGELYGNLIYPGLNATPNATLAALINQALGAQKVNEATVGTLKQLLAPAATQVQGGIDALMVMINVQTGQAIPVNAVTDVDPLKQTKTQTIELGYKGIFGGKLLVAVDAYYSKKKDFVGPLLMQTPLFLAQGFTNDLTAQLAAAIEANPQLKGALAQLGIPSAQVAGLVVGFANQNNALARVPVAIAQPKENNPGVGKMPELMLSYRNFGDVSYWGLDTSLRLIANDQLSIFANMSYTSDDFFDETEVNEPGSGLYLAMNAPQMKVKLGGDYKLKSGFSANVSFRYNQGFPIASGPYLGGLPSPYNNDTSKIDDVGVEDYYLLDLGAGYEFSKRLRLDALVQNVTDNQVRQFYGAPVVGRYSTLRLTFDF
- a CDS encoding NAD+ synthase, yielding MRIALAQINPIVGDLPGNVQKILDVIREAAQNQSELVVFSELVLCGYPPMDLLDNPLFIEACAAAIQQIARESPPNIAVILGTPVRNPKTTGKRLYNAAVLLEKGEVAATAYKVLLPTYDVFDEYRYFEPADVCTPIVWRGIRLGLHICEDMWNNEAWAQFHLYDRNPIDELAAAGTDIFINISGSPYSHNQSQTRDRLIIENCREHQRPFLYVNQVGANTEIIFDGDSCAFDVAGNMVLELPRFREALAYLEFDPQTRLLTPMHPETAHTPAPDRIRDLHDALVLGIHDYFHKSGFFKKALIGLSGGIDSAVTCALAVHALGADKVMGVTMPSKYSSSGSVTDSEALARATGIEFLHIPIVPAVSAFDEMLADVFAGHPPDVAEENIQARVRGTTLMALSNKFNHLLLTTGNKSEMAVGYCTLYGDMNGGLAVLSDVFKMDVYALASYINQKAGHEVVPESTIQKAPSAELRPGQKDQDSLPPYPVLDEILRRYIEEWQELETISDETGYPYDTVSAMLRKVDANEFKRKQAAPGLRVTRKAFGTGRRLPIVMRWDRRWASEMTGADQEETPEAWE
- a CDS encoding pyridoxal phosphate-dependent aminotransferase → MTAMANQLRQQGIPVIGLSAGEPDFPTPQPIVSAAMEALSGGRGFTYTDNTGLLALRREISIKLKNHNYLEYSPNEIICSNGGKQSVAQALMVLCRPGDEVLIPAPYWVSYPEMTVLAGGTPVPMPTSVMTEYRITPNQLEAAITQHTRVLILCSPSNPTGSVYSPEELKAVADVLSKYPNVWVISDELYEHVIFDAKHISFASLKGMKERTITINGFSKAYAMTGWRLGYAAGPLDVVKAMDKVQSQTTSNPSHLSQLAGIAALQMDFEPIAQMVRAFRERRDTVLALLNDIDGIKCPKPEGAFYLFPDVSSFFGKTAPDGNLIQTAEELALYLLREAHVATVAGEGFGDPNGLRISYATSLDKLVEACHRMKVALDRLQ